GCcaacaaaagaaattttgagGAGGAACTTCATTTGCTTGACtagcgaaaaagaaaaggtgtgACGCTTATGTAAAGCTGATATCAATAACTATATGTTCAAAGGAAAAAGTATAATTGCATGAGAAGAGAATTGCTGCATTTGAGCAATGTAGACAGACCATTCCTCTTGTATGTGCTTGACCGGATGGATTGGTACTTGGAATGGAAAAAACAAGCCACCTGTGACAAAAACACCATGACAATCAGGCTTCATTTGTCCAATGGCCAAAAATTTCCAGCTAACAGTAAGATCCTCACCGATAAATAGCATTTCGATGAAGGAACCCACAAGTTGGCACTGCCTGTGTCAAATATCACGGTGAACTTCTGAGGGGGAGTGCCAATACCAATCTCTCCATAGTACTGAGCATCCAAGTAATTCTTCAAAGCAACTATATCCGGTTGCTGAGCATCTCCTCGCCGACCATTCAGATGATATGGCCTAATGGACGACCTAAGAGACCCACCACCCTGGGATTCAAGTCTCGAAGCCACCCTGTTGTTTGGATCTGGTTTGAACTTCTTAAGTCCCATCCTGAGTAGCCCATCCACCGATGCAGAGGAAACCAAGGAGGACAATAGCCATGAAATGACCAGAAAAGATACAACTGCCTTGAAATCGGTTCTCATGACGACCTAGCGGAATGCAATCAAGGGTTATTTAACACATTGTTGGAAAAATCATTGGTAATACAGAAAACAACAATCCAAGTCAACAGTGAAACTGCAAATGAGCATGATTTCTTGCAGAAATATGTGCACTATGCCTGTGAAGCATACCCTTCACTCAAACATGATCATACACAAAATTTACATTGATGCCGAGAATGACATTGGTCTCATGCTTCTCTGAAGTTTTCACCCACAGTATCATTAGAAAACAAGAAGATCACAACTAAAGCGGAATAAAGTGAATGCAGATAACGTCATCATGAACACAAAACCAAGCAGAAGTTTCTCTTCAACAAAAGACTTATGCATGGAGAAGATAATCAAACGGTGCGATCAACTTATCAAAGTAGAAGCCTTTCTTGTCATCGAAAATGAACAACGAGATAATCAAATTACTCCTCAAGAAACAGCACAAGGAGGCTACAGCTAAAACCCAAATTCCCACGCAAAAACCTCGTCCCGAGCAATCGAACCGTACCCAAAAAAAcgcaaaaagagaaataacatGAGCTGCATAACCAAAGCCTAAACAGCTCAATCACCCTAACACGCCGAGgagaccaacaaaaaaaaaaatcagcagtTAACAAAAACGCCAAACTTAGAAAGCTCATCGAGAGCATCCGAAACTACAAAAACAGCCGTTGTCGAGCCCACGATCATCCGTAAACATCAGAAGGAACTCAAGAGGATCGTCGACAGAGACGAAGCATCACTCACCAGAATTGCGAAACCGATCAGtgcgagagagacagagagaggagaaggGTGACAGAAGAACGAAGAAAGGAGGGATTTTTAACGTGAGAGAgcgggggagagagaaagagaaactaCCTGTCACGATCTCAAAGCCCACCGGGCCCAGCTCAGGCACTTTTCTTAACTTTGATACCAGAATGTCGCCACGGAACGCTCTAAACGTACGTTCAAACTCCCGTTTTACTttacaaaatcaaatcatttgtCCAACCAATAGCAAATTCATATATTgtcttttgacatttttatcTTTCATCAAAAGAAAGTTTAAATAAATCAACCACATACAATTTGTTCTTGTGATCATTTATAATACTGGCAATCTTGATATATCGAGTTGacaataaaattatttatccATATATGACAAACAATTTATGacgaaaaaattatcttttattatttaaggTTTGTTTTACATTGTGTGTGATATACAAAAACCATATTACAAATGAATGTAGTAAATCTTTAGCATAAAATACCACGTATCACCACAAAGCATGAGAGTTGAACCTCGCACCTATGATACTAATATCCCCACTCACCCATTCTTTTACTAACAGGATTGCATGCCTATTGACATGATGAGATATGATAAGGTATAATTAAAATACTGTAAAGTAGATATAATATGACTTTCTTGCCATGACAAAAGTGAAAAGAGTAATATGCacaattcaaaaggaaaagatgtAGTTATGATTAAAGACAAAGTTCAAATGAGGGATAGGTTTTCTATTGGGATAAGTGTcacaaaagtcttaaacctattgcattgttgccaatttagtcctaaatcttttttttttttcatgctaattaaatcctaaaccttttgcattgatgccaattaaatcctaaactttttattggtgccaattgagttctaaaccgtttggatttgtgccaatttagtcctaaattttttgcactagtaacaattgagtcaattcgatcaattttgatcggaaatcgctaatgtggacattgattgtcctatgtggcacagctgacaccgacgtggacaatgttaaatatttttttagatgcGAAAattcttaggactaaattggcacaaatccAAAAGGTATAAGACccaattggcaccaaaaaaaggtttaggactgagttgacacaaatgtaaaatatttaggactgaattggcacccaaaaaaaggtttatgactgaattggcaccaatacaataggtttaggactttttgaacacttttcccgTTTTCTGTTATATCAAAATCTTTTATCTTGTTCATTAGCCGGGATTATTATTTGGCTAGAAAACTATcatgagaaaaaagaatatcGCCACATACTTTCCAActtgaaatgaaaagagaaaaggaaaagttttAATCACAATTCGTAAAAGTCACGCCAGGCCACCATATACCATTCAGATTTCACATGAATAAATtaatgttataatttttttcacttttcaaattgaaaaggaaaaatcaaccCATGATAGAAGACCACTTCAATGAAACGCAATTCAAACTCACTATTCCaccttaatttaaaaaaaaaaaaacattgttgCGATATGTGTCGGAGTAGAAACTTTTGTTAGAAATGATGAGAGTTATGAgcacattaattgaaaagtatGATATAACAAATGAGAACTTTATTAAATCCTCAAGATTTAAGATAATTTTTAGCCcaattttattttgataaatgaaaaaaaaaatgaaaaaggataactaaaaaaggaaaaaagaaaaattaagaaaatatttttaaaaaattgtccacgtcggcgcccgtcgtgtcacgtaggacagcACAAGGCCACGCCGGtgatttcagatcaaaatttaCTGCTGGACACTatcaacaaattttcaaaaggtttaggactagatcggcgcaattgaaatatttaggacggAATTGACgtaaatgtaataagtttatcaACAAAACCCTAATCTTTTGAATTTAAAAGATAACAGAGTAGTCGAAGCTTCAAAAGTGGCAATGCCATGCATCACCGTTTCCATTCCCATTGGATGTGCGCACGGATCACGTCGGCACGAAGGCCCTTTCTTTTGCATTACAATGCGCATGATCTTTTGGCGCTGCTTTATCCGAGGATGAAAAGCACTTGGCCACAATTCGATCTTAGCCGTCGATCGGGGGCGTTACCTTCTCATCTTCTGATATCCGCCGCGCGATCAGGTAACTGGTGCGGCTTTAACCGTCCGATCCGGGATAGCTCTCCCCTGCCTGTTTTCGTGACTCTAAAAGGAGTCAAGAAGAAGCTCGTAGGCATGCAAAAGCATCTTGATACACCCATATTTCTGCAGGAATTTTGTGGAgctttatttcatgaaaagtgACTACACATAAATTTTCCACCTACCATATATACATACTGCTATTTGCTGATTACTAAGGGCACGCATGACAACACGTCtgctctaaaaatcaacttcttgaaagaaataatttttttgtacttttttaaatggcttcaaaactacttctagagttaaaaaaaaaatattctacaagaagaaaaatgaagttatgtaaccaaacggatttctgctccgtAAGtgtttctagagcagaaattctattccaaaagtgttgtcatgcgcgccctaactATCTTTTCATggtgtttcgaccaaaaaaaaaaaaaaaacagactaTCTTTTCATAGTGATATTTATGGGGTCAGAAAATTTATCTTGCAATGCCCTAAATTGAAAGGAAGGAgacttgattttcattttggtaAATCATCTAAAACTTAATATGTAGCCATTTTTTCCCCTAAAAATATCTAAGTTATtaaagggaaaagtaccaaaaaagctCTGAACATATCGCacttgtactaattcagtcttaaatatttcaattgtatcaatgagttcctaaatttttttggcaaCTTGTTAATgtagtccatccaaccaattttggccggaaatcgccgATATGACGTTGGCTAGTCGACGTGGCATGACCACCGtattattctttttcattttggccgaGGAGGGTTGCCAACCTCACCCAGGCCGTGAAGGACGAGCCCTCGCCGAAGGCTCGACCTCTAAGAAAAGATAAATGGCAAAAGGCGGCATAGTAACGTATCATTTGGCCTAGCAACAACATATATAAGCGTATAGATCTCCATTCAATTGGCCTCCTAATATAAAGTGAAACTATAATGATATTATAGAGCAAAACTggttattttttattgtgacataTGACGCGCATGTCTTCTATGGTGGTCTCAAATCCATATCATGTCATTAGCGAATCTCTCGCCAGCTTTGCAGGTTCGGCATTAGCGCTATATCGTCTGGAAAGATTTCTTGTGTTATGACATGTCGACAGGTCTAGGATAAGCACGTCAAACTTAGATCTTGTTTTATCGGTGATGGATAGAGTAGACACGCCTTAAATTATTAGACATTCTGTGAACCGATACGTGATTAATTGCAGCATTGCCCAAAGGAAGTAATCGTGACACCCATCCTCAATCCATCCTCTTCTAAAAGCCCTTTTGTCTGATTTGGAAGTCAAAAGTTTTGTTGTAGTGTATTGGAAGCGGAAACGTAACGGTTAATAAACACTTCGGGACACTTGTTAATAAGggtgaaattatcaaaaaagtcctaaagctACTGTAATTATGCCAagccttttgcaattatgccaattcatctCATTAGGCCGGCCATcataacgtgaaatttttttaataatattttaatacctttaaaattcaaattatttttatttggcCCCCTATAGGCCCTAAcctcaaaaaaaataaaaaaaaagatagaaaaattactaaaaaggtattaaatattattacaaaGTTGCCACGTTAGAGCTTGCCATTTAAATGGGCTggattggcacaattgtaaaaaattcaggactcaattgaaaaaaaaaaaactaagactaaattatcacaattataatagatttatgacttttttagtagttTTTCCCGTTAATATGGcccaaaatcttttgaattttttttttttttttttgggctggaGAGCCAAATATGTATCTTTTGAAGTTAAAAGATACATATTTGCAAAAGCTTTTTGTTCTTTGCATGGCAATGCGCATGGTGAAGGATGGGGAGTGCTTTGCTTTTGGCTCTCCCCCTTGAGTGCTAGTCCTACTAAAGACCAAACCCCTCTTTCGCTCCGTTATTCCATGACGAAATGGACTTGGTTTGATCTTGGCCGTTGATCGGAGGCGTCACCTTCATCTTCTGATATTGGCCGCGCGATCCGGTGATGGGCACGGCTTTAACCGTCGGATCCGGGATAGCTCTCTCCCCTGCCTATTTACTAATTACCATTTTTTCATGCTGCTATTTATggggtcattttttttttttttgtttcgtgtGCTCAATGCTAAAGACGATTCGGTAATCGATCGTTGATTTTGGCATGAAGAAATCACATATCCGATCTTTGAGCATGTGATCTCTAATCTTATGTTGATGATTATTTGGAACTTGTTTTGTTCTGAACTTGTCCGTGGTTTGTTTTGGTTTGCAGTTAGGGCTCGTCATttctcttttgtatttatgtggaaacaaattaaacattactctgacaaaaaaaaaaaattctaaattgaaaGGATGgagatttgattttcattttgattgatTTCCACTGTCACGTGCCTACGTAAAAGTGTTGTTTTTAACTTAGAAGTGGTAAATAACTTATtcaataaatatgtcataacCGTGTTTATCACACGATTTATCAACATATCTTAAATTAGAACTTGGTCCGACACAACACGACGATATGACATGGAAAATACAAATCGAATGCCCAACCCCTAATCTCAAGATACGTGTCTTATGTGTTTCTTATTCATCTAATCTAAAGCTTAGGTCGTACGTTAGGATAATTACGGCGACATCAATTAACAAAATCATGCGATTTATGTCCGGAGAATCTGTCCTTTTGTTTGGGTGAAGGAATCCAAGTCCCCTTCGCGACCTCCAGTGCTGGAAAACGACGCAAAAACTCCTGTCGTATTTGGTTGGCTCTTGCAACTTGCGACGGAGGGCTCCCGTGTCAGCAAAGCACGCAAAGGCGTGCACTTCATTCCTCTCCGAACCGCGACACTTTGGTCACCTCGCCACGCGACGCTCCCTCCTGTCGCATCGACATGGGACCCGCAACCTATCAACGTCGTTTTGCTCGCGACATGTAATACGTCAGGTCCAAAACCGTGTCGTTTTGCGACGAATCCTCGGCGACAAAAGACGCGCGCGATTCACGTTTTAAGTCCTGATCCTCCGTATCCTATGCCTTTTCAGGGTGTTGTTcctcttgtttcctttttgtattTGCTGTGCTTGCGTGATTAGGAACGTAATCTCTAATTGGTTTAGTGAAAAGCTTGGGGTTACTCGCAATTAGTTTATGAGGATTAACATGAGTGTGGGTTTCCTAATTAGGAAATAAACTAGAAAGAAAATGGATAGAAACACCCAAATGACTTGGCCCGTAGCAATACCTTAACCAACTCCGGATCTACTAGAAGCCAGCCCAGATTTGTTGTCGGGAAGGGTCCTCTATATCGCGGCAATCTCTTGCCAGTGGCCACCGCTATAAGGGAATTATTGAGTCCATAGAGCTCTCAAGATGGCATAGTGAAAGTGTTCTATAATGAATCTCGGAAATAAGATCGTGCTTCTACAAATGCGGATTAGTCTTCAGTCTCAATTAACTTGGCTAATCTCTCAAAGTTGAAATATAGGGTCTTAAAAGGGTTTGATATGTGATATATTATTCATACATAAACATGTATGAAGAATGAAAATAAGGATTTTCCATAAAGGTTAATGTTCGGATTGTTCTTGCTATTGTTGTGTGAAAAGCCTTTCGGTCTCCCATTTCGAACCTTTTCCAATCGTTGCacgcaaaaaagaagaaacacctAGATTAGAtagtgcgtttgtttcacggataTTGAatgatctagaaaatattttcgtaaaaacgatcgcttatatcacttacaaaTGGAGAATATATTAATTCTAGAAAAAtggttagacataaattataatcgatattgaaaatattttttactgaCTAATTATGTCAAGCAAAACAAGCCATAATTTTGTAGAAATTCTTTTAAGTTATTTGTTTTCCACAAAAACAAACGGAGCTCAATATTCATTTATTGAATTATCCTTAGTTTGAGCCCATTAATTAGTGGGCCGCAACCCAATATTATGGCccaatcaaagaagaagatgtGCAAACCCGCTAaagttttctcttcttttggatTAACCCATTAAATAGGATACAAAACTCGTTTGGAACCCAACGAACTCCGGGGAATAGACAGACACCCATCTTGTGTCCCGTAACCAGAAGCAAACCAGGGTTTTCAGACATCAAATACAAGACTTGGCATCTGAAAATAGAGACGGGCTCAAGCTTATTGTCATTTATGCTTATGGTTATTAAGAACTTGCATTACAAGTTCGTCATCATCAAGGTTGTGCTTTGATTGGAGGGTCGGAGAATGCCCCAGGGACTGCCCGAGGGGCTCACCGTGCTCGCTTTTTGAGTTTTCAGATAATCGGTTCGTGGTGGTTCGAGAGGTAGTCTCTGACCAGAGCGCCACCAACCTTAAAAACCATGAAACGGGATTATAAACCACTCAGCTTATCCTCGCAGCCAGTTCATAAAGCGTCCGTTTCGATAGGAACAACCCCGTTTATGAAAGTCGGGTTGGTGTCCACTTCGGAAGCACCCAACTACTTTCCATCGTCTTTCTCTGTTATTTCGCCAATGAAAAAAGCATCATCAGAACATGGTAAGTCCCATCCTAAGTTGAACATGGGAAGTCTTGTCGTGACAATTTCCTCTCTCTACAATCAACGTGGTCCGTCGCCAGAAATGCACATCACAATTAGTAACCCCCAATGCATAAAATCAAGTATTGATTGCACAATCGATCTCTCCCAAGAAGCCTTTTAGACGGCACTTGGGAATCCAAAAGAGACACAAAGCCAAGGACCAAAACACATGTCAATGGACCATAACAACGAGGCACAAATTAGGTCAAGAAAACTCTCAACATGCTTTGCCTAGTGTGCACGGGAGAGGGCCAGCATCGGAAGTCAGCGCGGGAACTTTTGAACCATCGGCCACCGCGAAGGACTGAGCTCCGGAGTAAAGCGGGGCACAAGACCCGTAGCCGGATTGCACGAAGTACGCGCCGTTCTCGAACACGTCTCTCGACGACCTCCATTTCCAACTCTTCCAATTGCCGCTCGTGGTCTCTCTCTTGGTCACCTGTGTCATCATATGTCGAATCCCATGAAATTAGTATAGTTCCAATCGTCTTGTACAATCAATGTTAAGAAGGAGACGCTCAATTTTAGGAAATATTAccgaaaaagttttaaatctattctaATTGCGTCAATTTagcattgaaattttttttaccaattgaatcctaaacattttacatttgtatcaattcagtctatccggtcAACTTTGGCAGGCCGGCGCTAATGTGGGAATTTATaacaaatttccaaaaattattatatgtatttaattttttttcttctccttcttcctctagcattGGCgatgggaaaaaaagagagaaagaaaagaaaaaaaaataaacaaaaaaatgagaattttaaaaaattaaaaattatcacgttagcattggccggccaaaattggccggatagaccgaattgttacaaatgaaaaatgtttaggacttaattggataAAATAAAgttcaagactgaattggcataattgcaacagatttaaaacttttttggtaattttttttttatcaatttttgcaAACAAACAAATGCGAAatttgaatgaaattttttcctGATCAAAACTGGAAATTGATGAATGAGATGTCATCCTAGACCCACCTGCTTGGAAACAGGATTCTTGGAGGCCAGGAAATAGTTGCCCTCGCTGAAAATGGTGGGATTGGCGCTGCCACCGATAGCATACATCCGCCACTCATCGTACTGGTTGTTGGCTACATGGGCATACCCAAATCTAACCCTGCAACATCAAATGTTTTTCATAATCATGTCATAAATCTGTCTTGTTCATAATGTATATGTCTGTATGCAATTCTATCTATATCTACAAATCTATCtttataaattatatgaaaGTTGCCTCCTACCTTGGCATCCTCTCGATTAGACCCGGACCGAAGCGGTTAAAGACAACCGTCACCCTCATAACCTTATCGGCCGTGTACTTGTCATTGTGTCCGAACAACATCACCTGCGGTTATTATGTATATGATTGCAAATTTAGCGAGGGCTGATCATGTTAGTTGCATGAAGATTGGGAAGTTTCATGCCTACTGTACTGGAATTGATGCCTATACCTTATCGTGATGCTGGAAATAGTTGTTCGAGACAGTGACCGCTGTGGAAGCATGGGTCACGTCGACGAGGCCGTCGGTGCAACTTGCTAGTAAGCAGTGATCAACCCAGATGTGCGAAGATGCGAAGATAGTGACGGCATCGCCGTCAGAGCCTTGCCGGTGGCCGACGTGCGCCAGCGAGTCCCTCACGAGGCCCGGTTTCCCGGGCTTGCAATCGTGGATGCTGATCCCATGTATGATCACATGGCTCACGTACTGCACCGTGATGCACGGCCCGTTCGCTATCTCCACTTTTGCCCCCCTACCATCAATGGTTTTGTAGCTGTTCACCATCAGCTCGTTCTTGAGAGCGATCCTCATGTCCTTGGCAAAGGTGATCCAAAGCGGCTTATCTTGGATCGCGCCGCACCGGAGCGTCCCCGGCTTTGGATTCACGGGGTCGTCCAGCGGGCTGGTGACCACGTAGATGGACCCATACTTCCCCCCGATCGCGTAGCTACCGTACCCGACGGCGCAATCGGCAAGGGCCCGCCTGTCTGCTGCCCAATTAGTGTTCGACCGCCAGCACGAGTCGATGACGTTCATCGACTTCTTGCCAGGGTAATGCGGAGTGCTTGAGTAGTAGGCTTGTATAGTCGGAAGGGGGAGTGTTAGGAGGCATGAGAGGACTAAGAATGAAGATAGGTAGGCCATTAGGATTTTGATGTGATGGAACGAAACCTGAAAATAACCAAGAGAAATGGGAGTTCTTATATGCCATAGGAGATTAGAAATCTAGGTGGTTCACACGTTGGAGAGGCTGAGGTTTTTCTTGGGGGGAAGTTGACTGGGGAGAAAGTTTTGGATTTTGGGATCTTGACATGAACGTGGGTGCACGAGCTATGAGATTCTTGACTTGCAAAATTGAAGAATTCACCGGatgattatctaaaaagtcaCAAACCTATCATACGGCGGCCTATTCaatgctaaaccttttaattgtgtcattatagtcctaaatcttttgaccatttaccaatttagtcatgaactttTTAACTGTGCCAATTTAGTACAATTTACCGatttagtcatgaaccttttgataatttatgaACGTAGTCATTTCTGCCAATATATGcttgggactaaattagcaaaaaatttcaaaaaagtttagaactaaactgacaaaactttaaaaaatttggaactaaattgacacaattgaaaatgtTCAGAAGTTTAGGActgtttggacaattttcctcacCTACAAACAAAAGATTGTAATTTTTTAGTGGTTCTTGACATTGGAGAACTGTGATAATTAAGTACATCGATGGATTTGGTGGTTACATGTCTGCAAGGCCGTTTGGGATAAATAACTTATTGATTCGACATTATTTTGGAAGACTTAGGACAAAGGATAAGTATATTCTCGGATTAAGTTATTTATCCATTGGCACAATACATCTTCCATTTGAATGTAATCGCGATCTATCAAGTGTTTTCAAGTAGTTAACAAAGTTCGAGTGAAGCTCCCTTGTGTTTTTTCGATACTTTCCACTACGTTacttcattttttgagaaaaataatctCGAGAATAAGTGTATTGGAAGTTCAAGGAATTGTTATAGAAGTGCAACTTGAACTTAGTCCTAATTCTTTTGACTCGTGCAGTTGAGATTTAAAACAAATCAAACTGGTGTGATCGAATCCTTCCATtagttttcttcaatttggctaacgaaaaattgCTGAGCATTTGTAATAATTTCGATATTATGCGTGGCGTGGATGTAATGTCAACTAGGCTTCACATAAAAcaagattgaaaaattaaaaataaaataaaaagggcataaaaaattaaagaaaaaggaaaaaaaggattaaaataaaaatgcaaaaataaaaagaagaagaagggattcTTCGGCAGGTTTGGGGGGAATTGCCTTCGCCGGCAAGGGCTAGCAACCATCACTAGGGGTCGATGATCCTCAAGTGCGAAGTACGTGTTGTCTTCACTCAGATTAATGGAGCTAACAAAATATTTGATCGTATAAATTGGATAAATTTAAGGACTTGCTTACacaaattgataattttataCTGAATTGTATTTCTGTGATAAGTTTTATAACTTTCAATACACTTATCTATGTGATTTTAACCCTTGCTATATCATCTCGTCAACTACATAATTGTTATTAAGATTTAGGGCTTCGGTTTCCACACACTCTAAGCACCGAAACTTCTAAAGAAACATGCTATGGATATAATTGATTATATATTGTCAAAGCTGAAACTAAGAGGATGTTCCATCTTGATATTGACATGTGGCACTTCACTTTGACTCTATATTTGAAAGATTTTAAGGTGAAACTAAGAGGATGTTCCGTCTTGATATTGACATGGAAAAAAATTCatccatttcaattttttcacaagaagaaaaagaagaaaataaggggtttgttgaatttcaagtatttcATTTCACCATTAAAATACGAAGACTTACTTTCCATTTGGAATTGCACAGAAAAGATTATTTATCTCAGAGAGGTCTACGTAAAATCCTAggaagcttaagctaatagaagaaggcatgatttttttttttttttggtaagtgaAGAAGGCAtgctttaatatttatataatcCAATAATATTTGCACATAACATGACATACGGCATAGTTTCGCCATGTGGGGCACATTCAACTAATAAATATTTACCTTAATGATTTGTCATTTGTTAGTTTCTATATTTTATTGAATTTAACtttcataaaataaacaaaGAGAAATTATATAATGATTTAATCTGTTATGGAGTTTAAActtgaaaaaagagagaagacatTAGAGAAAGCGTTCTCAACTATACTTTATCATCTTGCAATTTCGGTTATAAATTTTAGTACTTTCAATTTATTATCCCAACGTTATATTGTCTCAAGAAATGCagtcaagaaaatgaataagTATTGAAGAATGCAAGGGAGCTCCACTTGAACTCGTCAACTATCTATCAGTAGGAGCGATAGATTTCCGGTTCGGTCCTGTCATACTTAGGAATCGG
The sequence above is drawn from the Rhodamnia argentea isolate NSW1041297 chromosome 9, ASM2092103v1, whole genome shotgun sequence genome and encodes:
- the LOC115742964 gene encoding putative pectate lyase 2, producing MAYLSSFLVLSCLLTLPLPTIQAYYSSTPHYPGKKSMNVIDSCWRSNTNWAADRRALADCAVGYGSYAIGGKYGSIYVVTSPLDDPVNPKPGTLRCGAIQDKPLWITFAKDMRIALKNELMVNSYKTIDGRGAKVEIANGPCITVQYVSHVIIHGISIHDCKPGKPGLVRDSLAHVGHRQGSDGDAVTIFASSHIWVDHCLLASCTDGLVDVTHASTAVTVSNNYFQHHDKVMLFGHNDKYTADKVMRVTVVFNRFGPGLIERMPRVRFGYAHVANNQYDEWRMYAIGGSANPTIFSEGNYFLASKNPVSKQVTKRETTSGNWKSWKWRSSRDVFENGAYFVQSGYGSCAPLYSGAQSFAVADGSKVPALTSDAGPLPCTLGKAC